A single region of the Anaerostipes rhamnosivorans genome encodes:
- a CDS encoding sigma 54-interacting transcriptional regulator — MNRKEKIFQYLSNFGQVQTDSGKSPETDSGFLAAQLGLDRSNVSRDLNELEREGRVIKLQGRPVKFAASEFYREPVIQKQKKAEFQFMIGEKGSLKTQIEQGKSAVLYPPNGLHTLLAGPTGTGKTTFAEKLFQYAKAMKVMKDNAGFIVFNCAEYAQNQELILSQLFGHRKGAFTGADKDKPGLVEKADGGILFLDEIHRLPPYGQEMLFLLMDKGCYRRLGETEELRKASVLIIGATTENLNTTLLKTFLRRMPVVIHLPALEQRPLIERLRLIEEFFSAEQKKIGAPIQVYKDVVIALLLYACPGNIGQLSADIQLLCARAFLEYKVEQKDVVEINFEILPPYIQNGRLESPKRKSDLIEFLQYSEDYHMFIHDQEDNGGSGENLYIEISEKYEKFLDQGRSGGEISNLIEDDLEQYMNHLLKKYNLKKDHYEKKNLLKIIDAKVYYAVEDILQFAEIKLGRKMPERIKVGIAMHVNAMTERISKGMVLKEKELHDIVLNHPQEFQTAKVMLRLLEEELSIQVPKQEIGYFTMFLCAMDEETIYPKIAVIVMTHGESTASSMAEVANKLLNTDHCRAVDMPLDVPAEEALEKAVALAEEIDEGKGVLVLADMGSLLMFSEMIEKRTGIPVKSVPMVSTIMVIEAVRKAMLRGADLEKLAKELKQIGKVFDRQREGKQKIHTIIVTCFTGQGTALKLAEIIRDMIPAEKQGQFRIRCMDFEGSEAALKASETEELPSADAVVGTVDLKLPGVPFISVDRFVMGDGISQLNEIIQGGSEVLEAEPAQEPAMDEKLLAGTLDQLLYFLNPKKMAAQAMEALREAAKDLHVEIDKELTVRYVIHLCCMLERLIQEEVLPNKDTERLRREYGQMFRAIERSLSPLADCLHLKIPESETAYLVEMLLEEF, encoded by the coding sequence ATGAATCGGAAGGAGAAGATTTTTCAGTATCTGTCAAATTTCGGGCAGGTGCAGACAGACAGCGGCAAAAGCCCGGAAACGGATTCTGGTTTTCTGGCGGCACAGCTCGGGCTGGACCGGAGCAATGTGAGCAGAGACTTAAATGAGCTGGAGAGAGAGGGAAGGGTCATAAAACTGCAGGGCAGGCCGGTGAAATTTGCTGCCAGCGAATTTTACCGGGAGCCCGTGATCCAAAAACAGAAAAAAGCAGAGTTTCAGTTTATGATCGGGGAAAAGGGTTCGTTGAAAACTCAGATCGAACAGGGGAAATCCGCAGTGCTCTATCCACCCAATGGACTTCACACTTTGCTGGCAGGGCCTACAGGAACGGGAAAGACAACATTTGCGGAAAAGCTGTTCCAATATGCGAAAGCCATGAAAGTGATGAAGGATAATGCTGGATTCATCGTGTTTAACTGTGCGGAATATGCCCAGAACCAGGAGCTGATCCTTTCACAGCTGTTCGGGCATAGGAAGGGTGCTTTCACAGGGGCGGACAAGGACAAACCGGGATTGGTGGAAAAAGCAGACGGAGGGATCTTATTTTTGGACGAGATTCATCGTCTGCCTCCGTATGGACAGGAAATGCTGTTTCTCCTGATGGACAAGGGGTGTTACAGAAGGCTTGGGGAGACCGAAGAATTGAGAAAGGCCAGTGTTTTGATCATCGGCGCCACCACGGAAAATTTGAATACCACTCTGCTGAAAACATTTTTGAGGAGAATGCCGGTAGTGATCCACCTGCCAGCCTTGGAGCAGAGGCCTCTCATTGAGCGGCTACGCCTGATTGAGGAGTTCTTTTCCGCAGAACAAAAAAAGATCGGTGCCCCTATCCAGGTGTACAAAGATGTGGTCATTGCGCTTCTTTTATACGCCTGTCCCGGAAATATCGGACAGCTGTCGGCGGATATCCAGCTTTTGTGCGCAAGGGCATTTCTGGAGTATAAAGTGGAACAGAAGGATGTGGTGGAGATCAACTTTGAGATCCTTCCGCCGTATATTCAGAACGGACGGCTGGAATCGCCCAAACGGAAAAGCGACCTGATCGAGTTTCTTCAGTATTCGGAAGATTACCATATGTTTATCCATGACCAAGAGGATAACGGTGGAAGCGGAGAGAATCTGTATATTGAGATATCGGAGAAATACGAAAAATTTCTGGACCAGGGAAGGTCAGGCGGGGAGATCAGCAATCTGATTGAAGACGATTTGGAGCAGTATATGAATCATCTTCTGAAGAAATATAATTTGAAGAAAGACCATTATGAGAAGAAGAATCTGCTGAAGATTATTGACGCCAAAGTCTACTATGCAGTGGAGGATATCCTTCAGTTTGCGGAGATCAAGCTGGGAAGAAAGATGCCAGAGAGGATCAAAGTGGGAATCGCCATGCATGTGAATGCCATGACGGAGAGGATCTCCAAAGGTATGGTTTTGAAGGAGAAGGAACTCCATGACATTGTCTTAAACCACCCCCAGGAATTCCAGACCGCAAAGGTGATGCTCCGTCTGTTGGAGGAAGAGCTGTCGATTCAGGTGCCAAAACAGGAGATCGGATATTTTACTATGTTTTTGTGCGCCATGGATGAGGAGACAATTTACCCAAAGATAGCAGTCATTGTCATGACACATGGGGAAAGCACCGCCAGCAGCATGGCGGAGGTAGCAAACAAGCTTTTAAATACCGATCACTGCAGAGCGGTGGATATGCCTCTGGATGTTCCAGCAGAAGAGGCATTGGAAAAGGCAGTTGCCCTGGCTGAGGAGATCGACGAAGGCAAGGGGGTGCTGGTGCTTGCTGACATGGGGTCGCTTCTGATGTTTTCAGAGATGATCGAGAAGAGGACCGGCATCCCGGTGAAATCTGTCCCCATGGTTTCTACAATCATGGTCATTGAGGCGGTGAGAAAGGCCATGCTCAGGGGAGCCGATCTGGAGAAGCTTGCAAAGGAGCTTAAACAGATCGGGAAAGTGTTCGACAGGCAGAGAGAGGGGAAACAAAAAATACATACGATCATTGTCACCTGTTTTACCGGGCAGGGTACTGCGCTGAAACTGGCTGAGATCATCCGAGATATGATCCCTGCGGAAAAGCAGGGACAGTTCCGGATCCGGTGTATGGATTTTGAAGGTTCAGAAGCTGCTCTGAAGGCATCGGAGACAGAGGAACTGCCCTCTGCGGATGCCGTGGTGGGGACTGTGGATCTGAAACTGCCCGGAGTGCCATTTATTTCTGTGGACAGATTTGTCATGGGAGACGGCATCAGCCAGCTGAATGAGATCATACAGGGCGGATCCGAAGTTCTTGAGGCGGAACCTGCCCAAGAGCCGGCTATGGATGAAAAACTGCTGGCTGGTACGCTGGACCAGCTTTTGTACTTTTTGAATCCGAAAAAAATGGCGGCACAGGCTATGGAGGCACTCAGGGAGGCAGCGAAAGATCTGCATGTGGAGATAGATAAGGAGCTGACGGTAAGGTATGTCATTCATCTGTGCTGTATGCTGGAGCGTCTGATTCAGGAAGAGGTGCTGCCGAACAAGGATACGGAGCGTTTAAGGAGAGAATATGGACAGATGTTCAGGGCAATAGAGAGAAGTCTTAGTCCGCTTGCGGACTGTTTGCATTTGAAAATTCCAGAGTCAGAGACTGCATATTTGGTTGAAATGCTCTTAGAAGAATTTTAG
- the aspS gene encoding aspartate--tRNA ligase, which yields MSDMYRSKTMDQISEGDIGSQLKIAGWVENIRDHGGVSFIDLRDMYGVMQVVLRDGDLLKDVRKEECLSIEGVIEERDEETYNPKIPTGTIELEAHKINVLGKVYTDLPFEVSSSKEIREDVRLKYRYLDLRNRKVKDNIKFRSEVISFLRKKMDDLGFMEIQTPILCASSPEGARDYIVPSRKYKGQFYALPQAPQQYKQLLMVSGIDKYYQVAPCFRDEDARADRSPGEFYQLDFEMSFATQEDVFKIGEEVLAETFKKFAPEGSSVTETPFPVISYEQAMLEFGTDKPDLRNPLRIVDVTDFFQRCTFKPFHDKTVRAIKVHANLSKGFHEKLLKFAQSIGMAGLGYLEVKEDMTYKGPIDKFIPDDMKKELADTAALEAGDVIFFIAASEKLACQFAGQIRDELAARLDLCEKDAYRFCYINDFPMYEKDEETGQTAFTHNPFSMPQGGLEALNEKDPLDILAYQYDIVCNGVELSSGAVRNHDLDVMVKAFEIAGYNEETLKEKFGALYNAFQFGAPPHAGMAPGIDRMLMLLRNEENIREVIAFPMSGTAQDLMCGAPGEVSELQLRETHIKVRD from the coding sequence ATGTCAGATATGTACCGCAGCAAAACAATGGATCAGATTTCCGAAGGCGATATCGGGTCCCAGTTAAAGATCGCCGGATGGGTGGAAAACATCCGTGACCACGGCGGAGTGTCATTTATTGATTTAAGAGACATGTACGGTGTGATGCAGGTCGTGTTAAGAGACGGGGATCTTCTGAAAGATGTAAGGAAGGAAGAATGCCTTTCAATTGAAGGAGTCATTGAAGAACGTGATGAGGAAACCTACAACCCTAAGATCCCTACAGGAACCATTGAGCTGGAGGCACACAAGATCAACGTGCTGGGAAAAGTATACACAGACCTGCCGTTTGAGGTGTCAAGTTCCAAGGAAATCCGTGAGGATGTCCGCCTAAAATACCGTTATTTAGATCTAAGAAACCGCAAAGTAAAAGATAATATCAAGTTCCGGTCGGAAGTCATCAGCTTTCTGAGAAAAAAGATGGACGATCTTGGATTTATGGAAATCCAGACACCAATTCTCTGTGCATCCTCTCCGGAAGGCGCAAGGGATTATATCGTGCCTTCCAGAAAATATAAGGGCCAGTTTTATGCACTGCCTCAGGCACCGCAGCAGTATAAGCAGCTCCTGATGGTGTCCGGCATTGACAAATACTATCAAGTGGCACCTTGCTTCAGGGATGAGGATGCCCGTGCTGACCGTTCTCCGGGAGAGTTCTACCAGCTGGATTTTGAGATGAGCTTTGCGACCCAGGAAGATGTATTTAAGATTGGTGAGGAAGTTTTAGCTGAGACATTTAAGAAGTTTGCGCCGGAAGGTTCTAGCGTAACAGAGACACCGTTTCCAGTGATCAGCTACGAGCAGGCGATGCTGGAATTCGGTACAGACAAACCGGACCTGAGAAATCCACTGCGAATTGTGGACGTAACAGACTTTTTCCAGAGATGTACCTTCAAACCGTTCCACGACAAGACTGTGAGAGCAATCAAGGTCCATGCAAACCTGTCTAAGGGATTCCATGAAAAGCTTCTGAAGTTTGCCCAGTCTATCGGTATGGCAGGTCTTGGATACCTGGAAGTAAAAGAGGACATGACCTATAAAGGGCCGATCGATAAATTTATCCCGGATGACATGAAGAAAGAGCTGGCTGACACTGCAGCACTTGAGGCCGGAGATGTGATCTTCTTTATCGCAGCCAGTGAAAAGCTCGCATGCCAGTTTGCAGGACAGATCAGGGATGAGCTTGCGGCACGTCTGGATCTCTGCGAAAAAGACGCATACCGCTTCTGTTATATCAACGACTTCCCGATGTACGAGAAGGATGAGGAGACAGGCCAGACTGCCTTCACCCACAATCCATTCTCCATGCCGCAGGGAGGTTTAGAGGCATTGAATGAAAAGGATCCTCTGGATATCCTGGCTTACCAGTATGATATCGTGTGCAACGGAGTGGAACTGTCCTCCGGAGCCGTGAGAAATCATGATCTGGACGTTATGGTCAAAGCATTTGAGATCGCAGGATATAATGAGGAGACACTGAAAGAAAAGTTTGGGGCTCTCTATAATGCGTTCCAGTTCGGGGCACCTCCTCATGCAGGAATGGCACCTGGAATTGACCGGATGCTCATGCTTTTAAGAAATGAAGAAAATATCCGTGAAGTCATCGCCTTCCCGATGAGCGGAACTGCACAGGATCTTATGTGCGGGGCTCCGGGAGAAGTGTCAGAGCTTCAGCTTCGTGAGACACATATTAAAGTCAGAGATTAA
- a CDS encoding YjbE family putative metal transport protein (Members of this highly hydrophobic protein family,regularly are found preceded by the yybP-ykoY manganese riboswitch (see RF00080). A metal cation transport function is proposed.), with translation MGTLLQIIFINLVVSFDNIGVIALATRGLSEHRAKAARNLGVWLSILLKMIFTGIIGFLFRIPWLHIRIIGGAMLLYVTYTMLKNSPEPGQAEYKQNEKDNFWMAIVSIVAADVSMSFDNVLAILGIVSKDGTAMGINDLLLIFAGLALCVPVLLWFSGTIAGWMEEFPILNDICAGYLVYTGVRMMMEDEFVSLFLQEINFSIAGPCAALAGILVACFKIFSEEKEFTYHCGKILIVCMTALAAYAVMDLAVLSYLSTDPSPKGIELSLEALYGFVPKGVNAVHLTSMSSGILELCVAVYAADVMKRFEHRPFLTKFFQTERTLLRLLAFETLIYAAGLTLNFGLGKLNPWVFLSGFIFELLQLSVYAAVFCMFCSRCKNKALGLGLSFLFLLLEAVISSVLMLDETSILAGMFPNYYLENLEAHMNDLIFVMRGIFMSALYIMPALWIGSGRVRR, from the coding sequence TTGGGAACTCTTCTTCAGATCATATTCATCAACCTGGTAGTGTCCTTTGACAATATCGGAGTCATTGCCCTTGCCACCAGGGGGCTTTCAGAACACCGTGCAAAGGCTGCCAGGAATCTGGGAGTCTGGCTTTCAATTTTACTCAAAATGATCTTTACGGGGATCATTGGTTTTTTATTTCGTATTCCATGGCTGCATATCCGGATCATTGGCGGAGCCATGCTGTTATATGTGACTTACACAATGCTTAAAAACAGCCCGGAACCTGGCCAGGCAGAATATAAACAAAATGAAAAGGATAATTTTTGGATGGCCATTGTATCTATTGTGGCAGCCGACGTGAGCATGAGTTTTGACAATGTCCTGGCAATCCTGGGAATCGTCTCAAAAGACGGCACTGCCATGGGGATAAACGACCTGCTGCTGATCTTTGCAGGCCTTGCCCTGTGTGTACCTGTACTCCTCTGGTTCAGCGGAACAATCGCCGGATGGATGGAAGAATTCCCAATTCTCAATGACATCTGTGCGGGATACCTCGTGTACACTGGCGTGCGGATGATGATGGAGGATGAGTTTGTCTCTCTGTTCCTGCAGGAGATCAACTTTTCCATTGCAGGTCCGTGTGCCGCACTGGCCGGAATCCTTGTGGCATGTTTCAAAATATTTTCCGAAGAGAAAGAGTTTACCTATCACTGCGGAAAAATATTGATCGTCTGCATGACTGCTCTGGCCGCCTATGCGGTCATGGATCTGGCCGTTCTCTCTTATCTGAGCACAGACCCCTCACCAAAAGGGATTGAGCTGAGTCTGGAGGCACTGTACGGATTCGTGCCAAAGGGAGTCAATGCAGTCCATCTGACCTCCATGTCATCGGGTATCCTGGAACTGTGTGTCGCTGTCTATGCCGCGGATGTCATGAAAAGATTTGAGCACAGGCCCTTTTTAACAAAGTTCTTCCAGACAGAGCGGACACTGCTGCGTCTGCTTGCCTTTGAGACATTGATCTATGCGGCGGGGCTTACGTTAAATTTCGGTTTGGGAAAACTGAACCCATGGGTGTTTCTAAGCGGCTTTATTTTTGAGCTTTTGCAGCTCAGTGTTTACGCAGCTGTGTTCTGTATGTTCTGTTCCCGCTGCAAAAACAAAGCATTGGGACTGGGACTGAGTTTCTTGTTCCTGTTACTGGAAGCCGTTATCTCCTCGGTTTTGATGCTGGATGAGACCAGTATCCTGGCGGGTATGTTTCCGAATTATTACCTGGAAAACCTGGAGGCCCATATGAATGACCTGATCTTTGTCATGCGGGGGATCTTTATGTCGGCACTTTATATCATGCCTGCCCTGTGGATCGGTTCCGGCAGGGTGAGAAGGTGA
- a CDS encoding EAL domain-containing protein, whose amino-acid sequence MNPKNFTSETSIYIIDQNYRIVHFNRELQQIFPEICCGDICYETFCAEDSPCCGCPLNVPDNESTLFYNKKLNQWVEVNTGTISWPDAGVCHVLLSRSIYEGNKNLFYNLTDLSTYDELFELNLTKNTYKTLYHRSNKYVNLAEDGSLSELLKDTARHMIHSEDTAAFLDFWNLDTIAERLEDATPSPLLLGQFRKKKTDGSYCWVSQTAVPIRHSENGDEIIFCFVQDIQEQKQKELSSLVSQDSKIKPSNSIDYLTGLYRKNIFLQKASEFLKHSGDKPYCLMAIDIEHFKLFNEWYGQKAGDQFLIDIGSHLKNAQNEHGGIAGYMGDDDFCIILPDDHASIARLQHQIMGYIKNYQGNVGFLPAFGLYSISDCHTPVRTMYDRAAIAMSSVKGNYNQRSCRYDSRMMQKMKNNHILLSEIQHALEQEEFTFYAQPKCNMATGKIIGLESLVRWIHPQRGMIPPGDFIPLLERNGFITNLDLYVWDLVCRSVRHWIDLGHKAIPISVNVSRVDIYSLDIVKTFQDLVQKYSLDQSLIEIEITESAYAEEYELINDTIVKLRASGFTVLMDDFGSGYSSLNMLKDVNVDVLKIDMKFLEMDEQSAGKGYGILEAIISMARFMGLKIIAEGVETKEQMNYLLDMGCTYGQGYYFYHPMPMKVFEPLLADENNLDLRGIKARQLERLHIKELLNENVFSETLLNNIMGGVAFYNVHGKKVELVRANEQYFKITGTNSVDLEEQRQSIIESIYKADHEAVFDLFDRADCSILNGAETDVRRLKDNGDTIWLHMHVYLLKEQDDQRLYYGSVSDVTEQKLREQRLAASQRALSAVVHISENDPSFMKLTEDNRRTAASIFAQMSPGGMIGGYCEDGFPLYFANHEMVRLLDYDSFEELERAIDGKVINTIHPDDREQVAKDIGPEYYAGLEYTTTYRMPKKDGTWFWTLDKGKVIEAEDGRLAIISACTDISEPMGVQLQLAERNSMLMRKNKELVFLNNDMPGGYHRCADTPGFEFLYVSNRFLQIFGYTREEIQDRFDNKFMNMVHPDDRALVSNGVVELEQKDESTNLEYRMLSKHGYIWIVDQSKYMKYQGKRFLQGVIMDISESVSLRSQMEHLLEYLPESVSLLGVENGDIKFKLLSTGFFEQYGYTLQTLEQALTGQAFFCSDEPQIQDVKEKLLHAMDCRTAYSTSLQICLPENSTIGITLDARPVERTADNFSFLCICEKTEVQQ is encoded by the coding sequence ATGAATCCAAAAAATTTTACTTCTGAAACCAGTATCTATATTATTGACCAAAATTACAGAATTGTTCACTTTAACAGAGAACTTCAACAGATTTTTCCCGAGATCTGCTGCGGTGATATCTGTTATGAGACTTTTTGTGCGGAAGATTCCCCCTGCTGCGGCTGCCCTCTGAATGTACCGGACAATGAAAGCACTCTGTTTTATAACAAAAAGCTGAATCAATGGGTGGAAGTAAATACTGGTACGATCAGCTGGCCCGATGCCGGAGTCTGCCATGTACTCCTGTCCAGATCGATTTATGAGGGGAATAAAAATCTGTTTTATAACCTAACCGATCTGTCTACTTATGACGAACTTTTTGAACTAAACCTAACAAAAAATACCTACAAGACCCTGTATCATAGGTCTAATAAATATGTCAATTTAGCAGAAGATGGGTCTCTGTCAGAACTGCTTAAGGATACAGCCCGCCATATGATCCACTCTGAGGACACCGCTGCTTTTCTGGATTTTTGGAATCTAGATACCATTGCAGAACGGCTGGAGGATGCTACCCCTTCCCCCTTGCTGCTTGGACAGTTCCGAAAGAAAAAAACTGACGGCAGTTACTGCTGGGTTTCCCAGACCGCAGTCCCAATCAGACACAGCGAGAACGGCGATGAGATTATTTTTTGTTTTGTCCAGGATATCCAAGAACAGAAGCAAAAAGAGTTAAGCAGTTTGGTCTCTCAGGACAGTAAAATAAAACCATCCAATTCCATTGACTATCTGACCGGCTTGTACAGAAAAAATATTTTCCTTCAAAAGGCCAGTGAATTTCTTAAGCATTCGGGTGACAAGCCCTATTGTCTGATGGCCATCGATATAGAGCATTTCAAACTTTTTAATGAATGGTACGGGCAGAAAGCCGGTGACCAATTCCTAATCGACATCGGCAGCCATCTTAAAAATGCGCAGAATGAACACGGAGGGATCGCAGGTTATATGGGAGATGATGATTTCTGTATCATTCTTCCCGATGACCATGCTTCGATTGCCCGCCTTCAGCATCAGATCATGGGATATATAAAAAATTATCAGGGCAATGTAGGTTTTCTTCCTGCTTTTGGCCTGTACAGCATCTCAGACTGCCATACCCCTGTCAGGACCATGTATGATCGGGCAGCGATCGCCATGTCTTCCGTCAAAGGAAATTACAATCAACGGTCCTGCCGGTATGACAGCCGTATGATGCAGAAGATGAAAAACAACCACATTCTTCTTTCTGAGATCCAGCATGCACTGGAACAAGAAGAATTCACTTTTTATGCTCAGCCGAAATGCAACATGGCCACCGGTAAGATCATCGGCCTGGAATCCCTGGTGCGTTGGATTCATCCGCAGCGCGGCATGATCCCTCCGGGCGATTTTATCCCTTTGCTGGAACGCAATGGATTTATCACTAATCTGGATCTCTATGTGTGGGATCTGGTGTGCAGGTCCGTTAGGCATTGGATCGACCTGGGACACAAAGCCATCCCCATCTCTGTCAATGTTTCCAGAGTTGATATCTACTCTCTGGACATTGTAAAGACGTTTCAGGATCTGGTCCAAAAATACAGCCTGGATCAAAGCCTCATAGAAATTGAAATCACAGAGAGCGCCTACGCGGAAGAATACGAACTGATCAATGACACCATCGTAAAGCTCCGTGCCTCTGGATTTACTGTGCTGATGGATGATTTCGGCAGCGGTTATTCCTCCTTAAATATGCTCAAGGATGTAAATGTGGATGTGCTGAAAATTGATATGAAGTTTCTTGAGATGGACGAGCAGAGTGCGGGAAAAGGCTACGGCATCCTGGAAGCCATTATCAGTATGGCCCGCTTTATGGGACTTAAGATCATAGCAGAGGGTGTAGAAACAAAAGAACAGATGAATTATCTCCTGGATATGGGATGTACCTACGGCCAGGGTTATTACTTTTATCATCCTATGCCTATGAAAGTGTTTGAGCCTCTCCTCGCGGATGAAAACAATCTGGATCTTCGGGGTATCAAAGCCCGCCAGCTGGAACGCCTGCACATCAAAGAACTGTTAAATGAGAATGTGTTCAGTGAGACCCTGCTCAACAATATCATGGGCGGTGTTGCCTTCTACAATGTTCACGGAAAAAAGGTGGAGCTGGTGCGGGCCAACGAACAGTACTTTAAGATCACAGGGACCAACTCTGTGGATCTCGAAGAACAGCGCCAATCCATTATTGAAAGTATTTATAAAGCAGACCATGAAGCCGTTTTCGATCTGTTTGACCGTGCTGACTGCAGCATATTAAACGGGGCAGAAACCGACGTGCGCCGTCTCAAGGACAATGGGGATACCATCTGGCTGCATATGCATGTTTATCTGCTGAAAGAACAGGACGACCAAAGGCTGTACTATGGTTCTGTAAGCGACGTAACGGAGCAGAAGCTCAGAGAACAGAGGCTGGCTGCGTCTCAGCGGGCACTCTCAGCGGTTGTCCATATCTCGGAAAACGACCCTTCCTTTATGAAACTCACAGAAGATAACCGGCGTACCGCTGCCTCTATTTTTGCCCAGATGTCCCCCGGCGGTATGATCGGCGGCTACTGCGAAGACGGTTTTCCTCTTTACTTTGCCAACCACGAGATGGTGCGGCTGCTGGATTACGATTCCTTTGAAGAGCTTGAGAGGGCGATTGATGGCAAGGTCATCAACACGATCCATCCCGATGACCGGGAGCAGGTTGCCAAGGATATCGGTCCGGAATACTATGCCGGGCTTGAATATACGACCACCTACCGGATGCCGAAAAAGGACGGCACCTGGTTCTGGACCTTGGACAAAGGCAAAGTGATCGAGGCTGAGGACGGACGGCTTGCCATTATCAGCGCATGTACGGATATTTCAGAACCTATGGGTGTACAGCTTCAGCTGGCCGAACGGAACAGTATGCTCATGCGCAAGAACAAGGAGCTGGTTTTTTTAAATAATGACATGCCGGGTGGCTATCATCGGTGTGCCGACACGCCTGGTTTTGAATTCCTCTATGTGAGTAACCGGTTTTTACAGATTTTCGGTTACACCCGAGAAGAAATTCAGGACCGCTTTGACAACAAGTTTATGAACATGGTACATCCTGATGACCGTGCTCTCGTTTCAAACGGCGTAGTAGAGCTTGAACAAAAAGATGAGAGCACGAATCTTGAATACCGGATGCTCAGCAAACATGGATACATATGGATCGTTGATCAGAGCAAATACATGAAATATCAGGGAAAACGGTTTTTGCAGGGAGTGATCATGGATATCTCCGAATCAGTCAGCCTCCGCAGCCAGATGGAACATCTGCTGGAGTATCTCCCTGAGAGTGTCTCCCTGCTTGGGGTAGAAAATGGAGACATTAAGTTCAAGCTGCTTTCTACAGGCTTCTTTGAGCAATACGGGTATACTCTCCAGACGCTGGAACAAGCTCTCACCGGGCAAGCTTTTTTCTGTTCTGATGAACCACAGATACAGGATGTAAAAGAGAAACTTTTACATGCCATGGACTGCCGCACTGCTTATAGCACCTCCCTGCAGATCTGTCTGCCTGAAAACAGCACCATCGGAATCACACTGGATGCCAGGCCGGTTGAGCGGACTGCGGACAACTTTTCTTTTCTGTGTATCTGTGAGAAAACAGAGGTACAGCAATAA